The following coding sequences lie in one Pan paniscus chromosome X, NHGRI_mPanPan1-v2.0_pri, whole genome shotgun sequence genomic window:
- the LOC117977671 gene encoding 3-oxo-5-alpha-steroid 4-dehydrogenase 1-like encodes MEHAAQPWRWRRRRRWWRSACWPRSPTCSAPWAARSSLGIVRGTQCTAATRRPAAGSECRRGPPGWCRSCPRWPCRSTSTPASPPRASAARPAASSWPCSSSTTGIGFGLWLTGMLINIHSDHILRNLRKTGDTGYKIPRGGLFEYITAGNYFGEIMEWRGYALASWSVQGATFAFFTFCFLSGRAKEHHEQYLRKFEEYPKFRKIIIPFLF; translated from the exons ATGGAGCACGCGGCCCAGCCCTGGCGATGGCGACGGCGACGGCGGTGGTGGAGGAGCGCCTGCTGGCCGCGCTCGCCTACCTGCAGTGCGCCGTGGGCTGCGCGGTCTTCGCTCGGAATCGTCAGAGGAACTCAGTGTACAGCCGCCACGCGCCGCCCAGCCGCAGGCTCCGAGTGCCGGCGCGGGCCACCCGGGTGGTGCAGAAGCTGCCCTCGCTGGCCCTGCCGCTCTACCAGTACACCAGCGAGTCCACCCCGCGCCTCCGCAGCGCGCCCAGCTGCATCCTCCTGGCCATGTTCCTCGTCCACTACTGGCATCGG TTTTGGCTTGTGGTTAACGGGCATGTTGATAAACATCCATTCAGATCATATCCTAAGGAATCTCAGAAAAACAGGAGATACTGGATACAAAATACCAAGGGGAGGCTTATTTGAATACATAACTGCAGGCAACTATTTTGGAGAAATCATGGAGTGGCGTGGCTATGCCCTGGCCAGCTGGTCTGTCCAAGGCGCGACTTTTGCTTTcttcacattttgttttttatctggTAGAGCAAAAGAGCATCATGAGCAGTACCTCCGGAAATTTGAAGAGTATCCAAAGTTCAGAAAAATtataattccatttttgttttaa